The sequence TTATGCCAAATGTACCTAAATGGGTAGCCGACCAAATGGAAAACCTGCTACCTTCAAAATTTATGAATATCGAAGTGGGCGATATTTCCCAATACAGTAGGGAAATTAAAGTGATCACCTTTCACACAGATCTTTCTAAAATTGATTGCTTTCCGGGTAGTGCTATTAATTTCCGGGTGAGTGATACGGAAATAAGACACTACACACCTGTTGATTTCAACAAGACAAACGGCACCTTTGATATCTACTTTCATATTCATGGTAATGGCCCGGGTAGTCATCTGGCAGATCAGCTTACACCCGGCGATCATCTGAAAGTATCAGTTCCTGGCGGCAGGAAAATATATGATCCAGGTAAACATACTCACTTCTTTTTTGGAGATGAAACAAGTCTTGGATTCTATATCAGCCTGCTCGGGGAGATCAATAAAAACAATGGTAAGGCATTCGGCATATTTGAGTTGAATGAGCCAGATCTTCCTACTCCCTATAATATCAGAATTGTTCCCAAAACGCCGGATGCAGCGCTGGCAGAATTGGACAAGTACATAAATGAGTACAGGGAAGCCATATTCTACCTTACAGGTAACGTAGCTTCTGTACAGCAGTTTAGAACTGCTTTAAAAAAGCATGATGTCAGTTCCAGGAATATCAAATTACAAGGGTATTGGGCAGAAGGAAGTGTGGGGCTGTAAAATGAGCCATTCAGTCAAGTTTTTTGAGCCATCAGGGAAATATACCATCCCACATTACCACCGAGCTTTGTACCATCAAAAAACGAAAACAATGAATCAAATAGCTTTAGGTAATAATGGCCCGCTGGTATCAAAACTGGGACTTGGCTGTATGCGTATGTCAACAGCCTGGGGCGGCACAAACGACGAACATGAAAGCATTGCTACCATCCAACAGGCACTCGACAGCGGCATCAACTTCCTGAATACCGGCGATTTCTACGGCCATGGCGCCAACGAACTACTGGTAGGCAAAGCCATCAAAGGCAGAAGAGACGATGCCTTTGTCAGCCGGCGGCACCTATCTGCAACGATAATTTTGTAATTTCATGCCATGCTGAACCCGATCGAAATAATTCCTGGTGTTATCTTTTACTCTCACCTTACAGCTTCACGAAAGGAAGTAGCAGCATTCCTGGGGCATAGTACGCTTATCCTGATGGTAAACGGACAATTGACATTTGAAACATCCAGCCAGAAAACGACCCTTCAAAAAGGCGATATATTGCTGGTAGGCAAGAACCAATTGGCACAACTCAGGAAAACCCCTTCAGACGAAGGCAGCTATGAAACAATCGTCATCATCCTGCAGGAAGAGCTACTGAGAAAAATCGCATTGGAAGAACAAATAGAAATCACTGAAAAATACATCGGTCCGGTAAATATGCTGATTCCTTCAAATGATTTTATGCGGGGGTATTTTCAATCCGTGATACCATACGTACGTCATCAGGATGAAAAGATAAACAATGCCATGGGCATGATAAAAGTAAGAGAGGGTGTGCAATTGTTATTGCATACCCTCCCTTCATTACGAAATCTATTATTTGATTTTTCGATACATCATAAGATCGATCTAAGAAAATTCATGCTTAGCAATTATCATATCAATGTACCCATAGAAAAATTTGCACAGTTAACAGGAAGAAGTCTGGCGGCATTTAAACGTGATTTCAACAAAGTATTTGATGCAGCTCCCCGGCATTGGCTCCTTGAAAAACGACTCACCGAAGCACGCCATCTCATAGAGAAAAAGCATAAAAAGCCATCCGCCATCTACCTCGATTTAGGCTTTGAAAGCCTTTCTCATTTCTCCCGCACCTTCAGGAAGATGTTTGGCAAAGCCCCCTCTGAAATATGAAATATTGTATTTTCGCAGTATGAATAAGCAGGGTTAACTAACGCCTACTCATCATTGAGACACAATGCCTCTATCACATCCAATACCCCTTCCTCATTATTATCCTTCTCTGTTACAAAATTAGCCACCTCCAGGATCTTTGGATATGCATTCTTCATCGCATAACTATATTTGGCCGCCTTCATCATTTCATAATCATTCATAAAGTCGCCAAATACCAGCGTTTCATCAGGAGTGATCCCATTCACCTGCTGTAACATCTGCACAGCTTCGCCCTTATTGGCATCCATACGTGTCACATCAACCCAGAGAGTTCCACCCAATGCGACTTTCAGCCTATCAGCAAATTGTACATAATGAGGATAGCTGTTTTGATCGGCACCTTTTAAATCGAGTACAGACATCTTCAATATTGGCTCTTCCACCTTTGTCAGGTCTTCCACAATTTTGATATTCTTCTGGTAGATCAGTACTTTTTCCAGCAATACTTTATCCTCGCTTTCCAGGAACCAATAATCCTTTCCGCAAAGCACAGGATAGGTATTGGCAATACCACGCGATGTATTCACTAATGCAGCTAATTCAGAATGCGGCAATGGCTTCGCCATAATCTCC is a genomic window of Chitinophaga sp. LS1 containing:
- a CDS encoding siderophore-interacting protein, whose product is MPNVPKWVADQMENLLPSKFMNIEVGDISQYSREIKVITFHTDLSKIDCFPGSAINFRVSDTEIRHYTPVDFNKTNGTFDIYFHIHGNGPGSHLADQLTPGDHLKVSVPGGRKIYDPGKHTHFFFGDETSLGFYISLLGEINKNNGKAFGIFELNEPDLPTPYNIRIVPKTPDAALAELDKYINEYREAIFYLTGNVASVQQFRTALKKHDVSSRNIKLQGYWAEGSVGL
- a CDS encoding aldo/keto reductase gives rise to the protein MNQIALGNNGPLVSKLGLGCMRMSTAWGGTNDEHESIATIQQALDSGINFLNTGDFYGHGANELLVGKAIKGRRDDAFVSRRHLSATIIL
- a CDS encoding AraC family transcriptional regulator — its product is MLNPIEIIPGVIFYSHLTASRKEVAAFLGHSTLILMVNGQLTFETSSQKTTLQKGDILLVGKNQLAQLRKTPSDEGSYETIVIILQEELLRKIALEEQIEITEKYIGPVNMLIPSNDFMRGYFQSVIPYVRHQDEKINNAMGMIKVREGVQLLLHTLPSLRNLLFDFSIHHKIDLRKFMLSNYHINVPIEKFAQLTGRSLAAFKRDFNKVFDAAPRHWLLEKRLTEARHLIEKKHKKPSAIYLDLGFESLSHFSRTFRKMFGKAPSEI
- a CDS encoding HAD family hydrolase, which translates into the protein MIKLVVTDLDGTLLNDQHEVPKRFWDIANRLFKKGIKLGIATGRPHFSITENFPPLMAHVYAVSDNGSFIMHDKREIMAKPLPHSELAALVNTSRGIANTYPVLCGKDYWFLESEDKVLLEKVLIYQKNIKIVEDLTKVEEPILKMSVLDLKGADQNSYPHYVQFADRLKVALGGTLWVDVTRMDANKGEAVQMLQQVNGITPDETLVFGDFMNDYEMMKAAKYSYAMKNAYPKILEVANFVTEKDNNEEGVLDVIEALCLNDE